The Gossypium hirsutum isolate 1008001.06 chromosome D03, Gossypium_hirsutum_v2.1, whole genome shotgun sequence genomic interval TTTTTCTTACCTTCCATACATACAAGGATCGGTGTTGGACCGGTAAAAGTAGCCTCCTATAATCGAGGCTGATCCTATTTTCTTGTTTACTTCGGAGTGATTGTATCCCATAACTGGGAAAATGGGGTTAATGGAATTTGCAGATGTGTTCCCTCCAGGTGATGATGTTGGGTTGAAACGATATGGACCCTCGTAAACGCGCCAACCGTAGTTTCCGCCTTTGCTGATGATGTCAACCTCTTCATACAGATCCTGTGAATTCATAAAATTCGAAATATCTAAACTGTCAAAAACTTTCTCGGAATTTGATCTAACATGTTACACACCCTGCATTTTAGTTGCATCTCATTGAAACAAAGACACTGGAGATGGTAACCAAATGGAACATGACATCAAGAGAAAAATCAAACCTCGCCGACGTCGCCACACATAAAATAAGAAGGCCGCTCCGAATCGAAACTGCAGCGCCAAGGATTTCTGAACCCgaaagcccatatttcgggcagcAAGTTTTCGTCTTCGCTATATGGATTGTCTTTGGGGATAGAGTAGTTTCCCCATAGACCGAGTCTATTAATCTCTGCTGCACCTGGAACAACATATTGAGTGTCACTTGAAATGAATAGCAAGCACCTGAATTATGCAAAGTTGAATAATGATGATCCATGACCGAAGTCGGCATAAACAAGTGAAAACCGATACATACTCGGTATATTATCTACATCAAGCCTCATGATTTTGCCAAGCACTGATTTCTTGTTTTGAGCAAAGTTGTATGGATCACCGTCACCACCACCATCCCCCATCATAAAGTATAGATACCCATCTGTAGGTCCAAAAAGAATTTGTCCACCGTGTTGTGAAGTAAAAGGAAGTCCCATAGTGAATATCCTTCTCACTTCTGATGGCCTAGCATTTTCTGCCTGAAAAAAAGGTTTAATTCAGTTAGAATGTTGGATCTAAAAAAAGAAGTTTTAAGTGCATCAAGATGTGTACCGAGGAAGGCTGCGTCGCGGAACCATTGGTAGTATACTCTGCAACAACACTTTGATACTGACATGGTTGAGCACCATTGTCTGTACCTAGTTTTGAAGGATCACAGTTCACATCCGAGTTACAGGAACATCTTCCGGTACATCCTGGCGATTTACCCTTGTTACAATTAAATGAAGCAAAGAATCGGCGGTTCTGCGTGAAGTTAGGATGAAAAACAATCCCCATCATCCCAAATGCAGTATCAAAATGAACTTCATCAGTAAGGTCTACGAAGGGATTGGACTCATCAAGCTCCAATGTTCCTCCTGATCCAACTTTCGGAATAGTCGCCAACCAAATCTTTCCTTGTTGATTGGAGAAGAATGCACGGTTCGATCCATCGGGGTGAGCAGCCATATCCAAGTAACTTCCATTCCCAATTTTCTCAAGGCACAAACCATTTGGAGCACTAGGAGTTCCAGTCTCATTTAATGTAACACGTTCACCATCATAGCAAACTGATTCATCAGTAGATGCTCCACCAAAGGCATTACAGAAATCAGTTTTGGACTGCCAAAGATCAATCAATTTGGTGAAATTCGAATTGGCAGGTGCTCCGGCTTGCCCTTGCAAGGAAGGTGCAAAGGGTGAATTCAACATAGATACATTTTGACATGTATCCCATACATTAGAGCAGAAATCATTTGTAGCTTGGTTAGACTGAGATGAATTTGTTGAAACGGTAGAGTTGCAAAGGAGAGGCACCGTACGAGGCTCGGTATCAATTGTGAATAACTGCGCTGAAAATGGATCGCATCTCTgcaaaaccataataataaaaaaggataTAAACCAATGAATCAAGCATTTAAACCAGTGAAGAAATGGAA includes:
- the LOC107950101 gene encoding HIPL1 protein: MKGVFVLNLMFSFLLLLYPSTSFPLCTNSEAPFTLKTALKFCSYNGSSCCNSTVDSQLQKQFQDMNISDPSCASVLQSVLCARCDPFSAQLFTIDTEPRTVPLLCNSTVSTNSSQSNQATNDFCSNVWDTCQNVSMLNSPFAPSLQGQAGAPANSNFTKLIDLWQSKTDFCNAFGGASTDESVCYDGERVTLNETGTPSAPNGLCLEKIGNGSYLDMAAHPDGSNRAFFSNQQGKIWLATIPKVGSGGTLELDESNPFVDLTDEVHFDTAFGMMGIVFHPNFTQNRRFFASFNCNKGKSPGCTGRCSCNSDVNCDPSKLGTDNGAQPCQYQSVVAEYTTNGSATQPSSAENARPSEVRRIFTMGLPFTSQHGGQILFGPTDGYLYFMMGDGGGDGDPYNFAQNKKSVLGKIMRLDVDNIPSAAEINRLGLWGNYSIPKDNPYSEDENLLPEIWAFGFRNPWRCSFDSERPSYFMCGDVGEDLYEEVDIISKGGNYGWRVYEGPYRFNPTSSPGGNTSANSINPIFPVMGYNHSEVNKKIGSASIIGGYFYRSNTDPCMYGRYLYADLYSGAIWAATEDPENSGNFSTSTIRFGCARDSPLQCSSVPGSDLPALGYIFSFGQDNSKDIYLLTSSGVYRVVPPSRCNYTCSRENATAVEAPSPRTSPLPSHSNKLTPINLLFSAFLLLLLCVA